The Pan troglodytes isolate AG18354 chromosome 1, NHGRI_mPanTro3-v2.0_pri, whole genome shotgun sequence genome includes a region encoding these proteins:
- the CCDC24 gene encoding coiled-coil domain-containing protein 24 isoform X9 has protein sequence MLRHSPSLWELVEEHVPLRERPEVKRILGEAAVDLSLELRAEVAMLRALLQEARSSQAPSSRPISDPSSLLAPPPLLKDLLRQELRQLLQGLRHKAICEGRWELQAWALSLDTRDQAQAWVQYSPRVLHFALEEPRCDLPEQEIFQMRGGGPSSGHRDLSIIKDQLNVSNIDQVARHLRGLLEEECHTLEREILILQRCLEEEYMRPCHPSEAALEPTLAELKEQKKAMEQELQASVGPSCVSPNHSGPWGPPHRASDPRVPSAGLHLSSAACLHLLWSPTFDLEASQLPTAGDGSFSAAPGKGQLPHPCPVQHPKPQPEGLVTE, from the exons ATGCTCCGGCACTCCCCCTCGCTGTGGGAGCTGGTGGAGGAGCACGTTCCGCTCCGGGAGCGACCCGAAGTGAAGAGGATTCTGGGGGAGGCGGCGGTGGACCTGAGCCTGGAGCTGCGGgcggag GTGGCGATGTTACGGGCACTGCTCCAAGAGGCTCGATCCTCTCAAGCCCCCAGCTCCCGCCCCATCTCTGACCCCTCTTCTCTTCTGGCACCACCGCCTCTCCTAAAGGACCTCTTGCGCCAGGAGCTCCGGCAGTTGCTCCAGGGTCTCCGCCACAAAGCCATCTGTGAGGGCAGGTGGGAGCTTCAGGCCTGGGCCCTTTCCCTAGATACCAG GGACCAGGCCCAAGCTTGGGTCCAGTATAGCCCCAGGGTCCTGCACTTTGCCTTGGAGGAGCCCAGGTGTGATTTGCCAGAACAGGAGATATTCCAGATGAGAGGTGGTGGGCCCAG CAGCGGTCACAGAGATCTCAGCATCATCAAGGACCAACTGAACGTGTCCAACATTGACCAGGTGGCCAGACACCTGAG GGGCCTTCTGGAGGAGGAGTGTCACACCTTGGAGAGGGAGATCCTCATCCTGCAG CGCTGCCTGGAAGAGGAGTATATGAGGCCTTGCCACCCCTCTGAGGCAGCCCTGGAGCCCACCCTGGCAG AGCTAAAGGAACAGAAGAAGGCCATGGAGCAGGAGCTGCAGGCATCTGTGGGGCCTTCTTGTGTCTCTCCCAACCACAG CGGCCCTTGGGGTCCTCCACACAGGGCCTCAGACCCCCGCGTCCCCTCTGCGGGGTTGCACCTCTCCAGTGCTGCCTGCCTGCACCTCCTCTGGAGCCCTACCTTCGACCTCGAGGCCAGTCAGCTACCCACCGCTGGGGATGGCAGCTTCAGTGCAGCCCCAGGGAAGGGCCAGCTTCCACACCCATGTCCAGTGCAGCACCCCAAGCCCCAGCCTGAAGGGCTGGTCACCGAGTAG
- the CCDC24 gene encoding coiled-coil domain-containing protein 24 isoform X12, giving the protein MLRHSPSLWELVEEHVPLRERPEVKRILGEAAVDLSLELRAEVAMLRALLQEARSSQAPSSRPISDPSSLLAPPPLLKDLLRQELRQLLQGLRHKAICEGRDQAQAWVQYSPRVLHFALEEPRCDLPEQEIFQMRGGGPSSGHRDLSIIKDQLNVSNIDQVARHLRGLLEEECHTLEREILILQRCLEEEYMRPCHPSEAALEPTLAELKEQKKAMEQELQASVGPSCVSPNHSGPWGPPHRASDPRVPSAGLHLSSAACLHLLWSPTFDLEASQLPTAGDGSFSAAPGKGQLPHPCPVQHPKPQPEGLVTE; this is encoded by the exons ATGCTCCGGCACTCCCCCTCGCTGTGGGAGCTGGTGGAGGAGCACGTTCCGCTCCGGGAGCGACCCGAAGTGAAGAGGATTCTGGGGGAGGCGGCGGTGGACCTGAGCCTGGAGCTGCGGgcggag GTGGCGATGTTACGGGCACTGCTCCAAGAGGCTCGATCCTCTCAAGCCCCCAGCTCCCGCCCCATCTCTGACCCCTCTTCTCTTCTGGCACCACCGCCTCTCCTAAAGGACCTCTTGCGCCAGGAGCTCCGGCAGTTGCTCCAGGGTCTCCGCCACAAAGCCATCTGTGAGGGCAG GGACCAGGCCCAAGCTTGGGTCCAGTATAGCCCCAGGGTCCTGCACTTTGCCTTGGAGGAGCCCAGGTGTGATTTGCCAGAACAGGAGATATTCCAGATGAGAGGTGGTGGGCCCAG CAGCGGTCACAGAGATCTCAGCATCATCAAGGACCAACTGAACGTGTCCAACATTGACCAGGTGGCCAGACACCTGAG GGGCCTTCTGGAGGAGGAGTGTCACACCTTGGAGAGGGAGATCCTCATCCTGCAG CGCTGCCTGGAAGAGGAGTATATGAGGCCTTGCCACCCCTCTGAGGCAGCCCTGGAGCCCACCCTGGCAG AGCTAAAGGAACAGAAGAAGGCCATGGAGCAGGAGCTGCAGGCATCTGTGGGGCCTTCTTGTGTCTCTCCCAACCACAG CGGCCCTTGGGGTCCTCCACACAGGGCCTCAGACCCCCGCGTCCCCTCTGCGGGGTTGCACCTCTCCAGTGCTGCCTGCCTGCACCTCCTCTGGAGCCCTACCTTCGACCTCGAGGCCAGTCAGCTACCCACCGCTGGGGATGGCAGCTTCAGTGCAGCCCCAGGGAAGGGCCAGCTTCCACACCCATGTCCAGTGCAGCACCCCAAGCCCCAGCCTGAAGGGCTGGTCACCGAGTAG
- the CCDC24 gene encoding coiled-coil domain-containing protein 24 isoform X19, translating to MLRHSPSLWELVEEHVPLRERPEVKRILGEAAVDLSLELRAEDLLRQELRQLLQGLRHKAICEGRDQAQAWVQYSPRVLHFALEEPRCDLPEQEIFQMRGGGPSSGHRDLSIIKDQLNVSNIDQVARHLRGLLEEECHTLEREILILQRCLEEEYMRPCHPSEAALEPTLAELKEQKKAMEQELQASVGPSCVSPNHSGPWGPPHRASDPRVPSAGLHLSSAACLHLLWSPTFDLEASQLPTAGDGSFSAAPGKGQLPHPCPVQHPKPQPEGLVTE from the exons ATGCTCCGGCACTCCCCCTCGCTGTGGGAGCTGGTGGAGGAGCACGTTCCGCTCCGGGAGCGACCCGAAGTGAAGAGGATTCTGGGGGAGGCGGCGGTGGACCTGAGCCTGGAGCTGCGGgcggag GACCTCTTGCGCCAGGAGCTCCGGCAGTTGCTCCAGGGTCTCCGCCACAAAGCCATCTGTGAGGGCAG GGACCAGGCCCAAGCTTGGGTCCAGTATAGCCCCAGGGTCCTGCACTTTGCCTTGGAGGAGCCCAGGTGTGATTTGCCAGAACAGGAGATATTCCAGATGAGAGGTGGTGGGCCCAG CAGCGGTCACAGAGATCTCAGCATCATCAAGGACCAACTGAACGTGTCCAACATTGACCAGGTGGCCAGACACCTGAG GGGCCTTCTGGAGGAGGAGTGTCACACCTTGGAGAGGGAGATCCTCATCCTGCAG CGCTGCCTGGAAGAGGAGTATATGAGGCCTTGCCACCCCTCTGAGGCAGCCCTGGAGCCCACCCTGGCAG AGCTAAAGGAACAGAAGAAGGCCATGGAGCAGGAGCTGCAGGCATCTGTGGGGCCTTCTTGTGTCTCTCCCAACCACAG CGGCCCTTGGGGTCCTCCACACAGGGCCTCAGACCCCCGCGTCCCCTCTGCGGGGTTGCACCTCTCCAGTGCTGCCTGCCTGCACCTCCTCTGGAGCCCTACCTTCGACCTCGAGGCCAGTCAGCTACCCACCGCTGGGGATGGCAGCTTCAGTGCAGCCCCAGGGAAGGGCCAGCTTCCACACCCATGTCCAGTGCAGCACCCCAAGCCCCAGCCTGAAGGGCTGGTCACCGAGTAG
- the CCDC24 gene encoding coiled-coil domain-containing protein 24 isoform X1 has translation MGHAPALPLAVGAGGGARSAPGATRSEEDSGGGGGGPEPGAAGGAPTIPVTPLPSRKVSQLSLQVAMLRALLQEARSSQAPSSRPISDPSSLLAPPPLLKDLLRQELRQLLQGLRHKAICEGRWELQAWALSLDTRDQAQAWVQYSPRVLHFALEEPRCDLPEQEIFQMRGGGPSSGHRDLSIIKDQLNVSNIDQVARHLRGLLEEECHTLEREILILQRCLEEEYMRPCHPSEAALEPTLAELKEQKKAMEQELQASVGPSCVSPNHSGPWGPPHRASDPRVPSAGLHLSSAACLHLLWSPTFDLEASQLPTAGDGSFSAAPGKGQLPHPCPVQHPKPQPEGLVTE, from the exons ATGGGTCATGCTCCGGCACTCCCCCTCGCTGTGGGAGCTGGTGGAGGAGCACGTTCCGCTCCGGGAGCGACCCGAAGTGAAGAGGATTCTGGGGGAGGCGGCGGTGGACCTGAGCCTGGAGCTGCGGgcggag cccccaccattCCGGTCACTCCCCTCCCCAGTCGCAAGGTATCCCAGCTCTCCTTGCAGGTGGCGATGTTACGGGCACTGCTCCAAGAGGCTCGATCCTCTCAAGCCCCCAGCTCCCGCCCCATCTCTGACCCCTCTTCTCTTCTGGCACCACCGCCTCTCCTAAAGGACCTCTTGCGCCAGGAGCTCCGGCAGTTGCTCCAGGGTCTCCGCCACAAAGCCATCTGTGAGGGCAGGTGGGAGCTTCAGGCCTGGGCCCTTTCCCTAGATACCAG GGACCAGGCCCAAGCTTGGGTCCAGTATAGCCCCAGGGTCCTGCACTTTGCCTTGGAGGAGCCCAGGTGTGATTTGCCAGAACAGGAGATATTCCAGATGAGAGGTGGTGGGCCCAG CAGCGGTCACAGAGATCTCAGCATCATCAAGGACCAACTGAACGTGTCCAACATTGACCAGGTGGCCAGACACCTGAG GGGCCTTCTGGAGGAGGAGTGTCACACCTTGGAGAGGGAGATCCTCATCCTGCAG CGCTGCCTGGAAGAGGAGTATATGAGGCCTTGCCACCCCTCTGAGGCAGCCCTGGAGCCCACCCTGGCAG AGCTAAAGGAACAGAAGAAGGCCATGGAGCAGGAGCTGCAGGCATCTGTGGGGCCTTCTTGTGTCTCTCCCAACCACAG CGGCCCTTGGGGTCCTCCACACAGGGCCTCAGACCCCCGCGTCCCCTCTGCGGGGTTGCACCTCTCCAGTGCTGCCTGCCTGCACCTCCTCTGGAGCCCTACCTTCGACCTCGAGGCCAGTCAGCTACCCACCGCTGGGGATGGCAGCTTCAGTGCAGCCCCAGGGAAGGGCCAGCTTCCACACCCATGTCCAGTGCAGCACCCCAAGCCCCAGCCTGAAGGGCTGGTCACCGAGTAG
- the CCDC24 gene encoding coiled-coil domain-containing protein 24 isoform X18 codes for MLRALLQEARSSQAPSSRPISDPSSLLAPPPLLKDLLRQELRQLLQGLRHKAICEGRWELQAWALSLDTRDQAQAWVQYSPRVLHFALEEPRCDLPEQEIFQMRGGGPSSGHRDLSIIKDQLNVSNIDQVARHLRGLLEEECHTLEREILILQRCLEEEYMRPCHPSEAALEPTLAELKEQKKAMEQELQASVGPSCVSPNHSGPWGPPHRASDPRVPSAGLHLSSAACLHLLWSPTFDLEASQLPTAGDGSFSAAPGKGQLPHPCPVQHPKPQPEGLVTE; via the exons ATGTTACGGGCACTGCTCCAAGAGGCTCGATCCTCTCAAGCCCCCAGCTCCCGCCCCATCTCTGACCCCTCTTCTCTTCTGGCACCACCGCCTCTCCTAAAGGACCTCTTGCGCCAGGAGCTCCGGCAGTTGCTCCAGGGTCTCCGCCACAAAGCCATCTGTGAGGGCAGGTGGGAGCTTCAGGCCTGGGCCCTTTCCCTAGATACCAG GGACCAGGCCCAAGCTTGGGTCCAGTATAGCCCCAGGGTCCTGCACTTTGCCTTGGAGGAGCCCAGGTGTGATTTGCCAGAACAGGAGATATTCCAGATGAGAGGTGGTGGGCCCAG CAGCGGTCACAGAGATCTCAGCATCATCAAGGACCAACTGAACGTGTCCAACATTGACCAGGTGGCCAGACACCTGAG GGGCCTTCTGGAGGAGGAGTGTCACACCTTGGAGAGGGAGATCCTCATCCTGCAG CGCTGCCTGGAAGAGGAGTATATGAGGCCTTGCCACCCCTCTGAGGCAGCCCTGGAGCCCACCCTGGCAG AGCTAAAGGAACAGAAGAAGGCCATGGAGCAGGAGCTGCAGGCATCTGTGGGGCCTTCTTGTGTCTCTCCCAACCACAG CGGCCCTTGGGGTCCTCCACACAGGGCCTCAGACCCCCGCGTCCCCTCTGCGGGGTTGCACCTCTCCAGTGCTGCCTGCCTGCACCTCCTCTGGAGCCCTACCTTCGACCTCGAGGCCAGTCAGCTACCCACCGCTGGGGATGGCAGCTTCAGTGCAGCCCCAGGGAAGGGCCAGCTTCCACACCCATGTCCAGTGCAGCACCCCAAGCCCCAGCCTGAAGGGCTGGTCACCGAGTAG
- the CCDC24 gene encoding coiled-coil domain-containing protein 24 isoform X17: protein MLRHSPSLWELVEEHVPLRERPEVKRILGEAAVDLSLELRAEDLLRQELRQLLQGLRHKAICEGRWELQAWALSLDTRDQAQAWVQYSPRVLHFALEEPRCDLPEQEIFQMRGGGPSSGHRDLSIIKDQLNVSNIDQVARHLRGLLEEECHTLEREILILQRCLEEEYMRPCHPSEAALEPTLAELKEQKKAMEQELQASVGPSCVSPNHSGPWGPPHRASDPRVPSAGLHLSSAACLHLLWSPTFDLEASQLPTAGDGSFSAAPGKGQLPHPCPVQHPKPQPEGLVTE from the exons ATGCTCCGGCACTCCCCCTCGCTGTGGGAGCTGGTGGAGGAGCACGTTCCGCTCCGGGAGCGACCCGAAGTGAAGAGGATTCTGGGGGAGGCGGCGGTGGACCTGAGCCTGGAGCTGCGGgcggag GACCTCTTGCGCCAGGAGCTCCGGCAGTTGCTCCAGGGTCTCCGCCACAAAGCCATCTGTGAGGGCAGGTGGGAGCTTCAGGCCTGGGCCCTTTCCCTAGATACCAG GGACCAGGCCCAAGCTTGGGTCCAGTATAGCCCCAGGGTCCTGCACTTTGCCTTGGAGGAGCCCAGGTGTGATTTGCCAGAACAGGAGATATTCCAGATGAGAGGTGGTGGGCCCAG CAGCGGTCACAGAGATCTCAGCATCATCAAGGACCAACTGAACGTGTCCAACATTGACCAGGTGGCCAGACACCTGAG GGGCCTTCTGGAGGAGGAGTGTCACACCTTGGAGAGGGAGATCCTCATCCTGCAG CGCTGCCTGGAAGAGGAGTATATGAGGCCTTGCCACCCCTCTGAGGCAGCCCTGGAGCCCACCCTGGCAG AGCTAAAGGAACAGAAGAAGGCCATGGAGCAGGAGCTGCAGGCATCTGTGGGGCCTTCTTGTGTCTCTCCCAACCACAG CGGCCCTTGGGGTCCTCCACACAGGGCCTCAGACCCCCGCGTCCCCTCTGCGGGGTTGCACCTCTCCAGTGCTGCCTGCCTGCACCTCCTCTGGAGCCCTACCTTCGACCTCGAGGCCAGTCAGCTACCCACCGCTGGGGATGGCAGCTTCAGTGCAGCCCCAGGGAAGGGCCAGCTTCCACACCCATGTCCAGTGCAGCACCCCAAGCCCCAGCCTGAAGGGCTGGTCACCGAGTAG
- the CCDC24 gene encoding coiled-coil domain-containing protein 24 isoform X6 has translation MGHAPALPLAVGAGGGARSAPGATRSEEDSGGGGGGPEPGAAGGAPTIPVTPLPSRKVSQLSLQVAMLRALLQEARSSQAPSSRPISDPSSLLAPPPLLKDLLRQELRQLLQGLRHKAICEGRDQAQAWVQYSPRVLHFALEEPRCDLPEQEIFQMRGGGPSGHRDLSIIKDQLNVSNIDQVARHLRGLLEEECHTLEREILILQRCLEEEYMRPCHPSEAALEPTLAELKEQKKAMEQELQASVGPSCVSPNHSGPWGPPHRASDPRVPSAGLHLSSAACLHLLWSPTFDLEASQLPTAGDGSFSAAPGKGQLPHPCPVQHPKPQPEGLVTE, from the exons ATGGGTCATGCTCCGGCACTCCCCCTCGCTGTGGGAGCTGGTGGAGGAGCACGTTCCGCTCCGGGAGCGACCCGAAGTGAAGAGGATTCTGGGGGAGGCGGCGGTGGACCTGAGCCTGGAGCTGCGGgcggag cccccaccattCCGGTCACTCCCCTCCCCAGTCGCAAGGTATCCCAGCTCTCCTTGCAGGTGGCGATGTTACGGGCACTGCTCCAAGAGGCTCGATCCTCTCAAGCCCCCAGCTCCCGCCCCATCTCTGACCCCTCTTCTCTTCTGGCACCACCGCCTCTCCTAAAGGACCTCTTGCGCCAGGAGCTCCGGCAGTTGCTCCAGGGTCTCCGCCACAAAGCCATCTGTGAGGGCAG GGACCAGGCCCAAGCTTGGGTCCAGTATAGCCCCAGGGTCCTGCACTTTGCCTTGGAGGAGCCCAGGTGTGATTTGCCAGAACAGGAGATATTCCAGATGAGAGGTGGTGGGCCCAG CGGTCACAGAGATCTCAGCATCATCAAGGACCAACTGAACGTGTCCAACATTGACCAGGTGGCCAGACACCTGAG GGGCCTTCTGGAGGAGGAGTGTCACACCTTGGAGAGGGAGATCCTCATCCTGCAG CGCTGCCTGGAAGAGGAGTATATGAGGCCTTGCCACCCCTCTGAGGCAGCCCTGGAGCCCACCCTGGCAG AGCTAAAGGAACAGAAGAAGGCCATGGAGCAGGAGCTGCAGGCATCTGTGGGGCCTTCTTGTGTCTCTCCCAACCACAG CGGCCCTTGGGGTCCTCCACACAGGGCCTCAGACCCCCGCGTCCCCTCTGCGGGGTTGCACCTCTCCAGTGCTGCCTGCCTGCACCTCCTCTGGAGCCCTACCTTCGACCTCGAGGCCAGTCAGCTACCCACCGCTGGGGATGGCAGCTTCAGTGCAGCCCCAGGGAAGGGCCAGCTTCCACACCCATGTCCAGTGCAGCACCCCAAGCCCCAGCCTGAAGGGCTGGTCACCGAGTAG
- the CCDC24 gene encoding coiled-coil domain-containing protein 24 isoform X2: MGHAPALPLAVGAGGGARSAPGATRSEEDSGGGGGGPEPGAAGGAPTIPVTPLPSRKVSQLSLQVAMLRALLQEARSSQAPSSRPISDPSSLLAPPPLLKDLLRQELRQLLQGLRHKAICEGRWELQAWALSLDTRDQAQAWVQYSPRVLHFALEEPRCDLPEQEIFQMRGGGPSGHRDLSIIKDQLNVSNIDQVARHLRGLLEEECHTLEREILILQRCLEEEYMRPCHPSEAALEPTLAELKEQKKAMEQELQASVGPSCVSPNHSGPWGPPHRASDPRVPSAGLHLSSAACLHLLWSPTFDLEASQLPTAGDGSFSAAPGKGQLPHPCPVQHPKPQPEGLVTE, encoded by the exons ATGGGTCATGCTCCGGCACTCCCCCTCGCTGTGGGAGCTGGTGGAGGAGCACGTTCCGCTCCGGGAGCGACCCGAAGTGAAGAGGATTCTGGGGGAGGCGGCGGTGGACCTGAGCCTGGAGCTGCGGgcggag cccccaccattCCGGTCACTCCCCTCCCCAGTCGCAAGGTATCCCAGCTCTCCTTGCAGGTGGCGATGTTACGGGCACTGCTCCAAGAGGCTCGATCCTCTCAAGCCCCCAGCTCCCGCCCCATCTCTGACCCCTCTTCTCTTCTGGCACCACCGCCTCTCCTAAAGGACCTCTTGCGCCAGGAGCTCCGGCAGTTGCTCCAGGGTCTCCGCCACAAAGCCATCTGTGAGGGCAGGTGGGAGCTTCAGGCCTGGGCCCTTTCCCTAGATACCAG GGACCAGGCCCAAGCTTGGGTCCAGTATAGCCCCAGGGTCCTGCACTTTGCCTTGGAGGAGCCCAGGTGTGATTTGCCAGAACAGGAGATATTCCAGATGAGAGGTGGTGGGCCCAG CGGTCACAGAGATCTCAGCATCATCAAGGACCAACTGAACGTGTCCAACATTGACCAGGTGGCCAGACACCTGAG GGGCCTTCTGGAGGAGGAGTGTCACACCTTGGAGAGGGAGATCCTCATCCTGCAG CGCTGCCTGGAAGAGGAGTATATGAGGCCTTGCCACCCCTCTGAGGCAGCCCTGGAGCCCACCCTGGCAG AGCTAAAGGAACAGAAGAAGGCCATGGAGCAGGAGCTGCAGGCATCTGTGGGGCCTTCTTGTGTCTCTCCCAACCACAG CGGCCCTTGGGGTCCTCCACACAGGGCCTCAGACCCCCGCGTCCCCTCTGCGGGGTTGCACCTCTCCAGTGCTGCCTGCCTGCACCTCCTCTGGAGCCCTACCTTCGACCTCGAGGCCAGTCAGCTACCCACCGCTGGGGATGGCAGCTTCAGTGCAGCCCCAGGGAAGGGCCAGCTTCCACACCCATGTCCAGTGCAGCACCCCAAGCCCCAGCCTGAAGGGCTGGTCACCGAGTAG
- the CCDC24 gene encoding coiled-coil domain-containing protein 24 isoform X15, translating to MGHAPALPLAVGAGGGARSAPGATRSEEDSGGGGGGPEPGAAGGAPTIPVTPLPSRKVSQLSLQVAMLRALLQEARSSQAPSSRPISDPSSLLAPPPLLKDLLRQELRQLLQGLRHKAICEGSGHRDLSIIKDQLNVSNIDQVARHLRGLLEEECHTLEREILILQRCLEEEYMRPCHPSEAALEPTLAELKEQKKAMEQELQASVGPSCVSPNHSGPWGPPHRASDPRVPSAGLHLSSAACLHLLWSPTFDLEASQLPTAGDGSFSAAPGKGQLPHPCPVQHPKPQPEGLVTE from the exons ATGGGTCATGCTCCGGCACTCCCCCTCGCTGTGGGAGCTGGTGGAGGAGCACGTTCCGCTCCGGGAGCGACCCGAAGTGAAGAGGATTCTGGGGGAGGCGGCGGTGGACCTGAGCCTGGAGCTGCGGgcggag cccccaccattCCGGTCACTCCCCTCCCCAGTCGCAAGGTATCCCAGCTCTCCTTGCAGGTGGCGATGTTACGGGCACTGCTCCAAGAGGCTCGATCCTCTCAAGCCCCCAGCTCCCGCCCCATCTCTGACCCCTCTTCTCTTCTGGCACCACCGCCTCTCCTAAAGGACCTCTTGCGCCAGGAGCTCCGGCAGTTGCTCCAGGGTCTCCGCCACAAAGCCATCTGTGAGGGCAG CGGTCACAGAGATCTCAGCATCATCAAGGACCAACTGAACGTGTCCAACATTGACCAGGTGGCCAGACACCTGAG GGGCCTTCTGGAGGAGGAGTGTCACACCTTGGAGAGGGAGATCCTCATCCTGCAG CGCTGCCTGGAAGAGGAGTATATGAGGCCTTGCCACCCCTCTGAGGCAGCCCTGGAGCCCACCCTGGCAG AGCTAAAGGAACAGAAGAAGGCCATGGAGCAGGAGCTGCAGGCATCTGTGGGGCCTTCTTGTGTCTCTCCCAACCACAG CGGCCCTTGGGGTCCTCCACACAGGGCCTCAGACCCCCGCGTCCCCTCTGCGGGGTTGCACCTCTCCAGTGCTGCCTGCCTGCACCTCCTCTGGAGCCCTACCTTCGACCTCGAGGCCAGTCAGCTACCCACCGCTGGGGATGGCAGCTTCAGTGCAGCCCCAGGGAAGGGCCAGCTTCCACACCCATGTCCAGTGCAGCACCCCAAGCCCCAGCCTGAAGGGCTGGTCACCGAGTAG
- the CCDC24 gene encoding coiled-coil domain-containing protein 24 isoform X5 — MGHAPALPLAVGAGGGARSAPGATRSEEDSGGGGGGPEPGAAGGAPTIPVTPLPSRKVSQLSLQVAMLRALLQEARSSQAPSSRPISDPSSLLAPPPLLKDLLRQELRQLLQGLRHKAICEGRDQAQAWVQYSPRVLHFALEEPRCDLPEQEIFQMRGGGPSSGHRDLSIIKDQLNVSNIDQVARHLRGLLEEECHTLEREILILQRCLEEEYMRPCHPSEAALEPTLAELKEQKKAMEQELQASVGPSCVSPNHSGPWGPPHRASDPRVPSAGLHLSSAACLHLLWSPTFDLEASQLPTAGDGSFSAAPGKGQLPHPCPVQHPKPQPEGLVTE, encoded by the exons ATGGGTCATGCTCCGGCACTCCCCCTCGCTGTGGGAGCTGGTGGAGGAGCACGTTCCGCTCCGGGAGCGACCCGAAGTGAAGAGGATTCTGGGGGAGGCGGCGGTGGACCTGAGCCTGGAGCTGCGGgcggag cccccaccattCCGGTCACTCCCCTCCCCAGTCGCAAGGTATCCCAGCTCTCCTTGCAGGTGGCGATGTTACGGGCACTGCTCCAAGAGGCTCGATCCTCTCAAGCCCCCAGCTCCCGCCCCATCTCTGACCCCTCTTCTCTTCTGGCACCACCGCCTCTCCTAAAGGACCTCTTGCGCCAGGAGCTCCGGCAGTTGCTCCAGGGTCTCCGCCACAAAGCCATCTGTGAGGGCAG GGACCAGGCCCAAGCTTGGGTCCAGTATAGCCCCAGGGTCCTGCACTTTGCCTTGGAGGAGCCCAGGTGTGATTTGCCAGAACAGGAGATATTCCAGATGAGAGGTGGTGGGCCCAG CAGCGGTCACAGAGATCTCAGCATCATCAAGGACCAACTGAACGTGTCCAACATTGACCAGGTGGCCAGACACCTGAG GGGCCTTCTGGAGGAGGAGTGTCACACCTTGGAGAGGGAGATCCTCATCCTGCAG CGCTGCCTGGAAGAGGAGTATATGAGGCCTTGCCACCCCTCTGAGGCAGCCCTGGAGCCCACCCTGGCAG AGCTAAAGGAACAGAAGAAGGCCATGGAGCAGGAGCTGCAGGCATCTGTGGGGCCTTCTTGTGTCTCTCCCAACCACAG CGGCCCTTGGGGTCCTCCACACAGGGCCTCAGACCCCCGCGTCCCCTCTGCGGGGTTGCACCTCTCCAGTGCTGCCTGCCTGCACCTCCTCTGGAGCCCTACCTTCGACCTCGAGGCCAGTCAGCTACCCACCGCTGGGGATGGCAGCTTCAGTGCAGCCCCAGGGAAGGGCCAGCTTCCACACCCATGTCCAGTGCAGCACCCCAAGCCCCAGCCTGAAGGGCTGGTCACCGAGTAG